From the genome of Deinococcus sp. JMULE3, one region includes:
- a CDS encoding cysteine desulfurase-like protein, translated as MTTAAVPSQADLRAQFPQLQSGRAYLDNAAGGLIPVRAIQAVTEHLTRYGATNAMPGHRPGAEILALKVRAREATALFMNAQPEDVALAQSATALTFRLAAAFARLWGEGDEVILSGLEHESNASPWRELERQGVTVRVWHARQPDMTLHPDDLAALLSPRTRLVAFTAASNALGVTPDIPAITAQVRAAGAWSIVDAVHAAPHAFPDMQAWGADFVTFSPYKVWAPHLGAMWLRPELRATLPWPKLEFVPQGDITGIEHGTPQFELLAGWLGTLDYLRDLGGHAELTRAALEAASRRIHELEAPVMARLVEGLLAHDLVTVYGPQGTQGRVGTVAFRVAGESPEQTALRLTAAGVDVAAGHFYAVQPLKDLGLYPQGVVRASIAHYTTLDDIERMLAALG; from the coding sequence ATGACCACTGCTGCCGTGCCGTCGCAGGCTGACCTGCGTGCCCAGTTTCCGCAACTCCAGTCGGGTCGCGCGTACCTCGACAACGCCGCCGGGGGCCTGATTCCGGTCCGCGCCATTCAGGCGGTGACGGAGCACCTGACTCGCTACGGCGCGACGAACGCCATGCCGGGGCACCGTCCGGGTGCGGAGATCCTGGCCCTGAAGGTCCGGGCGCGCGAGGCGACGGCGCTGTTCATGAACGCGCAGCCGGAGGACGTGGCGCTGGCGCAGAGTGCCACGGCGTTGACCTTCCGGCTTGCGGCGGCGTTCGCGCGCCTGTGGGGTGAGGGGGACGAGGTGATCCTGAGTGGGCTGGAGCACGAGAGTAACGCCAGCCCCTGGCGGGAACTGGAGCGGCAGGGCGTGACCGTGCGGGTGTGGCACGCGCGTCAGCCGGACATGACGCTGCACCCGGACGATCTGGCGGCGCTGCTGTCCCCCCGGACGCGGCTGGTGGCGTTCACGGCGGCCAGCAACGCGCTGGGCGTCACGCCGGACATTCCGGCGATCACGGCGCAGGTGCGCGCGGCGGGCGCGTGGAGCATCGTGGACGCCGTGCACGCCGCCCCGCACGCCTTCCCGGACATGCAGGCGTGGGGCGCGGACTTCGTGACGTTCAGCCCGTACAAGGTCTGGGCCCCGCACCTGGGTGCGATGTGGCTGCGCCCGGAGCTGCGCGCCACGCTGCCCTGGCCGAAACTGGAGTTCGTGCCGCAGGGTGACATCACCGGGATCGAGCACGGCACCCCGCAGTTCGAACTGCTGGCCGGGTGGCTGGGCACCCTGGACTACCTGCGGGACCTGGGCGGGCACGCCGAGCTGACCCGCGCGGCGCTGGAGGCCGCCTCCCGGCGCATTCACGAGCTGGAAGCGCCGGTCATGGCCCGGCTGGTCGAGGGGCTCCTCGCGCATGACCTCGTGACCGTGTACGGCCCGCAGGGCACGCAGGGTCGCGTGGGGACAGTCGCGTTCCGCGTGGCTGGAGAGAGCCCCGAGCAGACCGCGCTGCGCCTCACCGCCGCCGGGGTGGACGTGGCCGCCGGGCACTTCTATGCCGTGCAGCCCCTCAAGGACCTGGGCCTGTACCCGCAGGGCGTCGTGCGGGCCAGCATCGCGCACTACACGACGCTGGACGATATCGAACGCATGCTCGCGGCGCTGGGTTAA
- a CDS encoding transglycosylase domain-containing protein — protein sequence MTRQFKKSVLGWWNRWPRSPFVRRPEPWTLRRALRAAAAGVGLLTLGLLGLGVAGALSTGALGRVWNLRSELLPIEVQDRRGAPLGVIDHCREGNAVNAVPCRESLSVPLTGVSEAFLLAYVAKEDVRFFSHSGVDLGRLPRAVLSGAGGSTITMQLLKNSVLAGHFDYDTDRRGPLLTVARKATEFVLAPLVTWRYGRREVLAMSVNSLPWIGIGQRKGVYDASRAVFGVEPADLSLAQSAFLVGLLPAPGRYLVQEDTPPETATARFRWMRAQQLVTLNILRSHGLISDGAYAQAVATPVQPRLWRVEYAGSGADLRVVAAARNPDYAQEPEPVWAIQELVRRELRRAGVDPKRVGRVVLTIDAQAQAALTQRVQGEGATGPRAAGVAEGAAVVDVRGGGIVALASSTGGSLSSDPGRQWAASALRPVASTVKPLLYALAFGDGVTQLSAFRDEATGYAGQAIRNNSGGFLNRAVTVREANARSLNTVAVQVGTPREKALRRTLDALGYRADAGNTSSVSLGTYRAAPLDVAAAYASFANGGTRCEPHLLAEVYDRAGRPLSLPRPDCAPLWDEVVAYETFDLLTGAVSSNAGHVKFLRPTAWQRLSGKAMPLGAKSGTTDDVNDTWCAAVTPQYAMAVWIGDPDGRQSVPVNLYRDQAACREVGLLRDLPHDRASVPVPPGITTVGGVAVPLPGLNPRNPAPPAP from the coding sequence GTGACACGGCAGTTTAAAAAATCCGTGCTGGGCTGGTGGAACCGCTGGCCGCGTTCGCCGTTCGTGCGGCGGCCCGAACCGTGGACGTTGCGGCGGGCACTGCGGGCGGCGGCGGCGGGCGTGGGTCTGCTGACGCTGGGCCTGCTGGGGCTGGGCGTGGCGGGCGCGCTGAGTACCGGGGCACTGGGGCGGGTGTGGAACCTGCGCTCGGAACTGCTGCCCATCGAGGTACAGGACCGGCGGGGCGCGCCGCTGGGCGTGATCGACCACTGCCGTGAGGGGAACGCGGTGAACGCCGTGCCGTGCCGGGAGTCGCTGAGCGTACCGCTGACGGGGGTCAGTGAGGCGTTCCTGCTGGCGTACGTGGCGAAGGAGGACGTACGCTTCTTCTCGCATTCTGGGGTGGATCTGGGGCGGTTGCCGCGCGCGGTGCTCAGTGGTGCGGGCGGCAGCACGATCACGATGCAGCTGCTGAAGAACAGCGTGCTGGCGGGGCATTTCGATTACGACACGGACCGTCGTGGGCCGCTGCTGACGGTGGCGCGCAAGGCGACGGAGTTCGTGCTGGCGCCGCTGGTGACGTGGCGCTACGGGCGGCGGGAGGTGCTGGCGATGAGCGTGAACAGCCTCCCGTGGATCGGGATCGGGCAGCGCAAGGGCGTGTACGACGCGTCCAGAGCGGTGTTCGGGGTGGAACCGGCGGATCTGTCGCTGGCGCAGAGTGCGTTCCTGGTGGGGCTGCTGCCCGCGCCGGGGCGGTATCTGGTGCAGGAGGACACGCCGCCGGAGACGGCGACGGCACGCTTCCGCTGGATGCGCGCGCAGCAGCTGGTGACGCTGAACATCCTGCGGTCGCACGGGCTGATCTCGGACGGGGCGTACGCGCAGGCGGTCGCCACACCCGTGCAGCCGAGGTTGTGGCGGGTGGAGTATGCGGGGTCGGGCGCGGACCTGCGGGTGGTGGCGGCGGCCCGCAACCCGGATTACGCGCAGGAGCCCGAGCCGGTGTGGGCCATACAGGAACTCGTGCGGCGCGAGCTGCGGCGGGCGGGCGTGGACCCGAAGCGGGTGGGGCGCGTGGTGCTGACCATCGACGCGCAGGCGCAGGCGGCCCTGACGCAGCGGGTGCAGGGTGAGGGCGCGACCGGTCCCCGCGCGGCCGGTGTCGCGGAGGGCGCGGCGGTCGTGGACGTGCGGGGCGGGGGGATCGTGGCGCTGGCGAGCAGCACGGGCGGCAGCCTGAGCAGCGATCCGGGGCGGCAGTGGGCGGCGTCGGCGCTGCGGCCGGTGGCGAGTACCGTGAAGCCTCTGCTGTACGCGCTGGCGTTCGGGGACGGCGTGACGCAACTGAGTGCCTTCCGGGACGAGGCGACGGGGTACGCGGGTCAGGCCATCCGGAACAACTCGGGCGGGTTCCTGAACCGCGCGGTGACGGTGCGCGAGGCGAACGCCCGCAGTCTGAACACCGTGGCGGTGCAGGTGGGTACGCCCCGCGAGAAGGCGCTGCGGCGCACGCTGGACGCGCTGGGGTACCGCGCGGACGCGGGGAACACGTCCAGCGTATCGCTGGGCACGTACCGGGCCGCGCCGCTGGACGTAGCCGCCGCCTACGCGTCGTTCGCGAACGGCGGGACGCGCTGCGAGCCGCACCTGCTGGCCGAGGTGTACGACCGCGCCGGGCGGCCCCTGTCCCTGCCGCGCCCGGACTGCGCGCCGCTGTGGGACGAGGTGGTCGCCTACGAGACGTTCGACCTGCTGACCGGCGCGGTGTCGTCGAACGCGGGGCACGTGAAGTTCCTGCGGCCCACCGCGTGGCAGCGGCTGTCCGGGAAGGCCATGCCGCTGGGCGCGAAGTCCGGTACGACCGACGACGTGAACGACACGTGGTGCGCCGCCGTGACGCCGCAGTACGCGATGGCCGTGTGGATCGGCGACCCGGACGGGCGGCAGAGTGTGCCCGTGAACCTCTACCGCGATCAGGCGGCCTGCCGTGAGGTCGGGCTGCTGCGTGACCTGCCGCACGACCGCGCGAGCGTCCCGGTGCCGCCGGGCATCACGACCGTGGGGGGCGTGGCGGTGCCGCTGCCGGGCCTGAATCCCCGCAATCCCGCGCCGCCCGCCCCCTGA
- a CDS encoding VWA domain-containing protein yields the protein MPFPMIVPAVLSTLLPAPMSASTLLGLSTPPLHLTVAVDMTGSSKNPAFRYADQARLLSQSVLLNQLRSGDTVTLLRICDGVQTVADFKFQSKNGARLGKADILRYTAALTKPCTGRGSAITAGVQLAVKRAAQTKAVGDVTVLFTDGALLDDPKRASLGAAVKGFLSAKDTRLLFVAGLSPEAGAGGVSVRDSFVKALGGSAADKRVLLAGAYDLSNVYPTFAAQVKAARR from the coding sequence ATGCCCTTCCCAATGATCGTTCCTGCCGTCCTGTCCACGCTGCTGCCCGCGCCGATGAGCGCTTCGACCCTGCTGGGGCTGTCCACGCCGCCGCTGCACCTGACGGTCGCGGTGGACATGACCGGCAGCAGCAAGAACCCGGCGTTCAGGTACGCGGATCAGGCGCGGCTGCTCTCGCAGAGCGTCCTGCTGAACCAGCTGCGCTCCGGGGACACGGTCACGCTGCTGCGCATCTGCGACGGCGTTCAGACCGTCGCGGACTTCAAGTTCCAGTCGAAGAACGGCGCGCGGCTGGGCAAGGCGGACATCCTGCGCTACACGGCGGCCCTCACGAAGCCCTGCACCGGGCGGGGCAGCGCGATCACGGCGGGCGTGCAGCTGGCCGTCAAACGGGCCGCGCAGACGAAAGCTGTCGGGGACGTGACGGTGCTGTTCACCGACGGCGCGCTGCTGGACGACCCCAAACGCGCGTCGCTGGGCGCGGCGGTGAAGGGCTTCCTGAGCGCGAAGGACACCCGGCTGCTGTTCGTGGCGGGCCTGAGTCCCGAGGCGGGCGCGGGGGGCGTGTCCGTCCGGGATTCGTTCGTGAAGGCGCTGGGCGGCAGTGCCGCCGACAAGCGGGTGCTGCTGGCGGGCGCGTACGACCTGTCGAACGTGTACCCGACATTCGCGGCGCAGGTGAAGGCGGCCCGCCGATGA
- a CDS encoding VOC family protein yields the protein MTTFSPAPGTSPVQGLHHVTVMASDPQRNLDFYALVLGQRLVKVTVNFDDPGTYHFYYGDHTGQPGTIMTHFPWPGAKRGERGNGEVVATAYSAPADSLDYWRERLAAHALTVTGGTRFGQPVLTFEDPDGTWVELVFEDGQAVQPWPASPVDAAHELRGFHSVTAWVRDTDAVRQLLVGQLGFTEVGSEPDAEGVRTRFRGSGDGVGLFVDAVERPGQPRGHFGAGSIHHVALRTRDDAEQEAYMTSLTGAGYRPTPVQDRQYFHSIYFREPNGVLFEIATDAPGFPDDEPVSELGKHLKLPAWFEGQRAQIEAHVPRIVSREYGVTIGQRDLGAAAPEVTPDDEGTGVQVFTAGRPLDDARVAMVLLHGRGGTARDILSLERDFNLSAFTYLAPQAEGNTWYPLSFLAPVEQNQPHLDRALNTVDAVMGELAARGIPAERVVLGGFSQGACLALEYASRTERKPGAVVAFSGGLITLDQGSTFPGTPVFMGVDPRDGHIPLSRFEETAAQLRTRGAQVDARVIPGLGHTINADELNAARAVMQGIAGAMG from the coding sequence ATGACGACCTTCTCCCCCGCTCCCGGCACCAGCCCCGTCCAGGGTCTGCACCACGTCACCGTCATGGCCAGCGACCCGCAGCGCAACCTCGACTTCTATGCGCTGGTGCTGGGCCAGCGGCTGGTGAAGGTCACCGTGAACTTCGACGACCCCGGCACGTACCACTTCTACTACGGCGACCACACGGGGCAGCCCGGCACGATCATGACCCACTTCCCCTGGCCCGGCGCGAAACGCGGCGAGCGTGGCAACGGTGAAGTCGTCGCCACCGCGTACAGCGCCCCCGCCGACTCGCTGGACTACTGGCGGGAGCGGCTGGCCGCGCACGCCCTGACCGTCACAGGGGGCACCCGCTTCGGGCAGCCGGTCCTGACCTTCGAGGACCCGGACGGCACCTGGGTGGAACTGGTGTTCGAGGACGGACAGGCCGTGCAGCCCTGGCCCGCCTCCCCGGTGGACGCCGCGCATGAACTGCGGGGCTTCCACTCGGTGACCGCCTGGGTGCGCGACACCGACGCCGTGCGGCAGCTGCTGGTGGGGCAACTGGGCTTCACGGAGGTCGGCAGCGAACCCGACGCCGAGGGAGTGCGCACCCGCTTCCGGGGCAGTGGAGACGGCGTGGGCCTGTTCGTGGACGCCGTGGAACGCCCCGGCCAGCCGCGCGGGCACTTCGGGGCGGGCAGCATCCACCACGTGGCGCTCCGCACCCGCGACGACGCCGAGCAGGAAGCATACATGACCAGCCTGACCGGCGCCGGGTACCGCCCCACGCCCGTGCAGGACCGGCAGTACTTCCACTCGATCTACTTCCGCGAACCGAACGGCGTGCTGTTCGAGATCGCCACCGACGCCCCCGGCTTCCCCGATGACGAACCTGTGTCGGAACTCGGGAAGCACCTGAAACTCCCCGCGTGGTTCGAGGGTCAGCGGGCGCAGATCGAGGCGCATGTGCCGCGCATCGTCAGCCGCGAGTACGGCGTGACCATCGGCCAGCGCGACCTCGGGGCCGCCGCACCCGAGGTGACCCCCGACGACGAGGGCACGGGCGTGCAGGTCTTCACCGCGGGCCGCCCGCTGGACGACGCGCGGGTGGCGATGGTCCTGCTGCACGGGCGGGGCGGCACGGCGCGCGACATTCTCTCGCTGGAACGCGACTTCAACCTCAGTGCGTTCACGTACCTCGCCCCGCAGGCCGAGGGGAACACCTGGTACCCCCTGTCGTTCCTCGCGCCGGTCGAGCAGAACCAGCCGCACCTGGACCGCGCGCTGAACACCGTGGACGCCGTGATGGGCGAACTGGCCGCGCGCGGCATTCCCGCCGAGCGGGTCGTGCTGGGCGGCTTCAGCCAGGGCGCGTGCCTCGCGCTGGAATACGCCAGCCGCACCGAGCGTAAACCCGGCGCGGTGGTCGCCTTCAGCGGCGGCCTGATCACCCTGGACCAGGGCAGCACCTTCCCCGGCACGCCCGTGTTCATGGGCGTCGACCCGCGCG